GCGGCGGCGCGCGCGACGACCGCGTCGACGGTGGTGGTGACGACCGGGTCGACGCCGGCCGACCGCGCCCGGAGCGCGGCCGCCAGCGCGCGGTCGGGACCGCCGAGCGCCATCGGCTTGAGGACGACCGCGTCGGCGGCGTCCGCGTCCAAGACGGCGCCGATCCCCCGGGCCGCGACCGACTCGTCGACCGCGACCGGAACCCCGGAGCCGCGCTCGGCTCCCCGGAGCGCCGCCAGCCCGTCGAGGTCGTCCGCCGGGAGCGGCTGCTCGACGTACGCGAGGTCGAACGCGGCCAGCGCGTCGAGCGCGCGCCGCGCCGCCTCCCGGTCCCACGCCCCGTTCGCGTCGAGCCGGAGCGAGACCGCGCCTCCTACGGCCTCGCGGACCGCGCGGACGCGCTCGACGTCGGCGCCGACGTCGCGGGCGCCGACCTTCAGCTTGAGGCAGTCGAACCCCTCGTCGACCGCTCGCGCCGCCTCGTCGGCGGTTTCGGTCGGCTCGCCGTCTCCGACGGTCGCGTTGACCGGGACGGCGTCCGCGACCGACGCGTCGACCCCGGCCCCGGCCGCGAGCCGGTCCGCGAGCCGCTCTCCCGACCGCCGGGCCGCGGCGTCAGCGAGCGCGAGGGAGACGCCGTGTCTGGCCGCCGGGGTCGCCCCGTCGTCGAGGGCGTCGCCCACCGGCCCGTCGCCGGTCCCCTCCGACAGTCCGTCCAGCGCCGCCGCGCACGCCTCGTACGACTCCGTCCACCCCGGGAGCGGCGTGGCCTCACCGACGCCGACCGCGGCCGACTCGTCGCCCTCGCCGCCGGCCGTCACCACG
The sequence above is a segment of the Halorubrum sp. 2020YC2 genome. Coding sequences within it:
- a CDS encoding enolase C-terminal domain-like protein produces the protein MTDRRPTDGNPTLAVRHRPFALDLTRPLGTARGEIRSREGFVVTAGGEGDESAAVGVGEATPLPGWTESYEACAAALDGLSEGTGDGPVGDALDDGATPAARHGVSLALADAAARRSGERLADRLAAGAGVDASVADAVPVNATVGDGEPTETADEAARAVDEGFDCLKLKVGARDVGADVERVRAVREAVGGAVSLRLDANGAWDREAARRALDALAAFDLAYVEQPLPADDLDGLAALRGAERGSGVPVAVDESVAARGIGAVLDADAADAVVLKPMALGGPDRALAAALRARSAGVDPVVTTTVDAVVARAAAVHVAAAVPEVSPCGLATGSLLDEDLAPDPCPVAAGRATVPSGPGLAGGAFDELRRS